From Girardinichthys multiradiatus isolate DD_20200921_A chromosome 3, DD_fGirMul_XY1, whole genome shotgun sequence, the proteins below share one genomic window:
- the rnf183 gene encoding E3 ubiquitin-protein ligase RNF183, giving the protein MSGHGEGSRREGSCGTGLSHNAKPNQPAQNRKEDFFRKARPQKVRRSRSTDSERAERGRRREKDGHRGGRRPRGRSEETQRRDRKEGDQRQEKPPVDTVEDTECAVCFCSYNNIFKTPKLLACGHTFCLECLARINVTSSEIKTLPCPVCRVLTKLPHGRDLPRLGNNKDIIGQLPAEMQRAFSIRFQRSKGKLLLKHPPANSKPSVLSFPLKKHDPQPTAANLNAVEQGVGPTTVVDVGRPPNRMRGHIRHLFNSDRCYYAVVASIITITVALMLLGILAFVIIPNVTIYHGPSPGNWTNTSPHGGGEGMEP; this is encoded by the coding sequence ATGAGTGGACACGGGGAGGGAAGCAGGAGAGAAGGGAGTTGCGGGACCGGGCTGTCCCACAACGCCAAACCAAACCAGCCTGCACAGAACCGGAAAGAGGACTTCTTCCGGAAGGCACGGCCTCAGAAAGTTAGGCGGTCCAGGAGCACTGACTCAGAGAGGGCCGAGCGAGGGAGGAGAAGAGAGAAGGATGGGCACCGTGGGGGGAGACGTCCGAGGGGACGCAGCGAGGAAACCCAGAGACGGGACAGGAAGGAAGGAGACCAAAGGCAGGAGAAGCCCCCTGTGGACACTGTGGAGGACACAGAGTGTGCGGTGTGCTTCTGCTCCTATAACAACATCTTCAAGACCCCCAAGCTGTTGGCGTGCGGCCACACCTTCTGCCTGGAGTGTCTGGCCCGCATCAACGTCACCTCCTCGGAGATCAAGACCCTTCCGTGCCCCGTTTGCCGAGTGCTCACTAAGCTGCCGCACGGCCGGGACCTGCCCCGCCTGGGCAACAACAAGGACATCATCGGACAGCTGCCGGCGGAGATGCAGAGGGCGTTTTCCATCCGCTTCCAGCGCAGCAAGGGCAAGCTCTTGCTGAAGCACCCCCCTGCCAACAGCAAGCCCAGCGTCCTCTCCTTCCCTCTGAAGAAGCACGACCCCCAGCCAACTGCAGCCAACCTGAACGCTGTGGAGCAGGGGGTCGGCCCGACTACCGTGGTGGACGTTGGAAGACCTCCAAACAGGATGAGAGGTCACATCCGCCACTTGTTCAACTCAGACCGATGCTACTACGCCGTGGTGGCGTCCATCATCACCATCACAGTGGCACTGATGCTTTTGGGGATTCTTGCCTTCGTGATCATCCCCAACGTAACGATTTACCATGGACCAAGCCCTGGGAACTGGACAAATACCTCTCCACATGGGGGTGGAGAGGGCATGGAGCCCTGA